The Porites lutea chromosome 7, jaPorLute2.1, whole genome shotgun sequence genome includes the window TTTTTCTTAGGGGAGGGGGCCGCAGGCTGTACACAGACTATCTGAAACGGATAATCCATATCCAAACTGTCCGccaaaattgacggataaagtcaggaggattgttcattcaaaattaaaaccattccattttcaaacTAAGACGTGTTAGGTATCTCACGCGAATTaccaaacggataacccgtctcacgcAAAtcatccgtctctagtgtgaaaacggccatttctgttataaatgaatGTCACGCGCCCGGTCTTGAGTTTGGCGTTCGcgttttaaattgactattggcATTTCTTtgcgtaaaataatattagaagtggaatactttataaaaagtatgatctatcaaacgttgagatttttcaaaagaggcatttcatcccgagatgatcctaagacctttattttgctttaaagatataaaaaatacaggattaatattttattctttgaaacagaagaaattaatctttaacttttttgttaaccgtaactgaaaaaaattaaccgatagccgtaaaagagccaaaagtttagccgataaccgtaaaagccaccaccccattgagaccctctattgaccctaaagcctcggagtcatgttcgaatttttaaaatatatcgaATGTGGCTTTTTCTGACTTATGGTGCGCGTCCTAAAAATCTCTAAACTGCGGCAAAACCGTGACATTTCTAGGTTTGACCCGCTTCCAGGAAGAGGCTCATCATGAGTGATACAGTCACCCTTTTGTCTCTCAAAATCGCATACGTCTCTCTCTGTGTCCATTAATCCTTTCTCAAAAACGATAATAGAGACTGTAGAAAACCGTCTTATTGCTGGATAGCAAGGGCCGCattgggacaagacaaacaaagagctTACACCACTAATAATGGTTATTTACTTTGTCCTCTCCTCCCAGTGCGTCTCTCCAAGGGCCTACTTGCAGCCTGAAGGCGTGTGGAATGGTAACTAAAATGTTTCAACGAAGATACAGCTGCATGTGACATGCGTACCTATGTAGTTAGAGGGCATTCCCAGTAGTGAACTTTGCACCACATTTGACTGCCTAGAAATAAGGATGATTGACCCTTGCAGGTGCAAATGTACGTGTATTGTTGTCCAACTTGTAGTGTTTGCAGATTATACTCGGCAGCGTTGTTTGTAGAGCAAGAAACACCCAGAATTTTCTTGTCCTGCACACAAGAAAAAAGTTACCAGAAAAAATGTAATTattcaaacaacaacaacaataataataacaacaacaaaatttacgAGAGTTGATTACAGTATAAAATGTAAGTCATACAAACAACACTTGAAATAAGACATTGTAACTGTACATGAGTGAGGCCGCCTGTGAGTCTACACTGTTTCTTTCACATATACATATTAGAATGCtactaaaactaaaactttaaGCTGTGACCTCAAGCTTTTAATATTTTCGATGGATTCATACTTGAGTAAATAGCTATAATATATTACCTTACTGTTTTTGTCaggtatttaacaattattcctcgagccggaatgggctctgagtcaggggttattgactcagaggccatgagggctcgaggaataactgttaattagtaaaatccaactggttggtcaaaaatatcgagaataaaaaaattttagctaggtAAAAGCTAGACttgaatccttttttgccgccaaaaagcccgcgcttttcgctactagtggactataacatatagcctagtagtaactcaaccaatcagaacgcagcattgataatagaccactagctggattttactaaaagttGTTACATATACGCAGAAAAGACAAAATCATGATCACGTTTCCTTGACAGTAGTACAGTAGAACCTTGGTAAAACGaaatctgaagggaaacgaaaacaAGTTCGAGTAGGGGggaaattcgagttatcgggccggaataaatttcaatgaaattttgatcaaaggaaaggaaatttagttcctAGTTAGAGGGAAATTCgtgttatccgagttcgagttatcgaggttctactgtattgaCACAAGCGTTCTAATCGATTCAGTAATATAAATATATCGaatacgatataaaaagtaaatatcctgaagaatactcgaccgtcgataaagtaggaactGAAAAACTTTTAGCGAGGAAATCATGTTTCTCGTAGCATTATTTCCCTccagactgcgagcagtctcttatttctcttttgaGTCACATTAGGTCGAGaacataattttactttttcgctcGTCGCGCGTGGCTCGatctgaggaaagaaggacgaccgctcgcgttctaatcgcctcctcatttctatctaatctccaagcaagccaGACTCAATGCTattaagagcgttcttgtttccTCTGGCCTAGCATAGAGAGCGAAATACGCGACAGCCCGTGAAAATCcccacccacagaagaaaagcGTCGCGCGAGAGAAGAGAGAGATACTTCCCCCTATCTGTTACCCTCCCTGTCATTTTTCATGCGCCCTTGAGTATCATTAATCGCTCTATTGTTGCCGATGAAAAAAGGAACTACTCATAGTTTACAACGCCACAAGATTTGCAAGTGTTAAATGTATCtgaaatggtaaaagaaatgaaaggacTAACCGCTGTCTCAAAAACTTGAGCATTAGAAGTTGCAACACTACCAGATGAAACCGGAGTTCCTTGTACCTCTTTATAACTACACTGGCTGAAGTTTCCCGCTCCTTGAGGTCCCTGTGGTCCTGTTTCTCCTTTAATTCCCTGCGGTCCTTGATTCCCTGGTTCTCCATCAGTGCCATTAGCTCCTCTATCACCTTTGACTCCAGGTTCTCCTTTATCGCCCTGAAGACCCTGCTCTCCCATTGGTCCTTGGGCTCCTTGTTGACCTGTGTCACCTTTAGATCCATTTAAACCTGGAGAGCCTGGAAGGCCTGGAGGACCTTGCACCTCACTGATGTTTTGGATCTAGGAAGAATGCGACAATAGAAAACTTAAGCCTTTTGGAAAATTATTTACTGTCATTGTGTTTGGACGTACATCTACAGCATAGGTTCAGTTCCAGGTAAAGTTGTCGCGACACAAGCTCAGAGCCTGTGAGCATGTATATTTGCGTATATTTACAAAACGCACCTCGTTAAGACTGACAATATCGCCGgctacttttttttctaataccACTGTTAACACTCGAGTTATTTGATATTCTCCCTTTTAAAGGTGACTACTGTGTTTACACCTTCATATGTTTGCACATTCCATTTCCAAAACTGAACATCCTATGCTATGCTGAAAGTGTGCCGCAGTTTTACTTTGCGCAAGCTTACTGACAGAAATCTGCTTCGGTTAAATGAAGCAACTGCGACTGAATTTACGTTCATAAATTCATTCAGGAGGCTTATAACCCGGAGCAAGCAACTGTCACGGCGTACTGATTCGTTGTAGCACCTACCTCTGACGCGACCATGTGTGATATATTTTTCTGTACCCCTTGGAGTTGAGCTGCAAAGAAGAAATGTTATATTATGTTGTTTACCTTGCAGTCGTGCAATTCAAGAAGCGCTATAATTGCTTCTTGAACCTGAAAATATATGTTATGTAGACAAATCTCTCTACTTTCGAAAGCAAGTTTAATTCAGAGAATTCTGTCGCCAGAGGCAATTATTCGTAACGAGCTTTTGACTATGTAAACAGGACTTGAACCAAATTCAAAAAGTTTTCTATGTGTTATGAAAATAGCATCTTTAAACCTTTTAAAGGGAAcatgcaagaaaaaagaaagaaaatggagcCAACAGGTTTATGTACCTGAAGTGGTGTGTCTGCAAATAGCTAAATCAAAGACGTGTTTGGTTGACGAAGAAATATAGtcaattaaaacaacaaaaaccagcGACTAAGAACCTAGTTTTTAAGAACTCGTTCGGCTAAAATTTTCCAGTTAGACCCCCTCTATAGAAGAATCGCGCCTGTTTAGccttaaatttgaaacaggttttttttttctaaaaactagaaaaaattctgtacacttgggcaaataaggAAAGTaaacattcaggatcctctttggagacataggttCCTTATTACTTCTGCTGCAATTGTAATAGTGTACAGTCTACAGGTTTTACCTGAGGAATGATTATAAGCTGAacaccactaaatactcttagctaccatgtatttttttcttcacaaaataagaacctatttaaggaCCCTAACCTAAATCTGTgttaattaccatttatgtaataacttgggaaaatgcaggatCCTAGCTGTGTGTTTTTACTTCCTACCACAACAATCTCTTATTGTGCCTATCACTACAAAATACGAACCCCACTTGTGTACCTTGGACGGCAGCATTACTAACACAATCTGCAGAGCATCTCAAGGAGTCCGTAGTTTGTTGGGAATTCATCACTGTTAATACTAAAGCTAAAGATGCAGCAGCAGTCAGGAGAGAAATGATCGCCACGGCAGTAACAATGTACAACATTTGCTGGAGTTGAAGAAAATTCTCTTGGCAGGACTGAGCAGGTTCTTTCGATGGCGTCCCTCTTTTGTCAGGGACAACGTCGTCATATACTACGGCGTCATCCGTTTGTTTGGATTCCATGATTTCGATGTAAGGGTTTTCTTCCAGTTCTTCTCCCACCGTTGTTTTCTCCATAGTAGTCATGGTTCATTAGAATTAAGCCTCGTTGGTGCCTAGTCAGTGCCTAGCAAGTGCCTAGTCATTGCCTAATCCTGTATACTAATTGAGCGAGTGCCTAATCACTGCGTTCCTTCATattaattaagtgcctagtcatTGCCTAATCCTGTATACTAATTAAGCGAGTGCCTAGTCACTGCTTTCCTCCATATTAATTAGGTTCTTAGTCAGTGTCTAGCTAGCTAGGTAAAAATGCGTTCCTTCATACTAATTAAGTACCTTCTTCCAATAGAATTAAGTGGATAGTCGTTTCTTTTCATATGGAAGAACATAATAGGCAAAATAGGCTTGCCTCTAAGActtgcccgttaagtaacttgagccccgTTTGAAcgtctattttaaaaaaagaagaaataagaggagcgatcacctagcaaagCGAGAAACGGCTTTTATGTCtacttatttagcgctaaaaactCGGATATATCAACAAAATATACACAAAATAGaactgaaaactctctatttcaattaagcTTATAACTTCTTATTTAaggctaaaactcggatatataaacaaaacatacactcATACACAAAGTAGAACTGAACACTCTCTATTTaaattttgtctgactattacaaaaccgtTTCTTCCTGTgcatctcgaggaaatgaaaagcTATTTAAGTCTCAGCGTTTCACGCATCttttagtcagttaattatgcgagttcgcaagcccACCGTTGCATATAAATTAGTTCTACAGGAAAAAACCGAAGAGAGAACTTGactaattattataaaaacaataaaaacataaaataacttaacaaggatcaactGAAACAGGCGACTTATATTTGCTAGCAACCGGAcaagagataccgttttaaaaactttactaaaaaaacaatgacaaaaaaagtaaagacaaagtgATTTGTAAgggatggaaattaattaatcttcatcttcgttctcctctttagaaagagaatagaaattggtttccaacgtcttcgcgtttttgtgtgtaactgCTCCGcaatcgtgacaccgaagaaagcccACTCTAATTAATCTTAGGGCTGAAATGATTAAGTGATTGGTTGTCGacatttttaaacaataatcTCTCTGAGTGTTTTTAGTAGTTGCGCTAAAACTTATGGAAGAGTACCAAACGAAAAATACCTGCTTTAATCTGAATTTTCAGTAAAATGCAAATCTAAATCACACCTTGTAGAGACGAAACACAGGCTATCTATTTTtgcgtttattttttccaaaagacCGCCCAAGTGAcacaaaaagcaaacaaacaaggTGGAGGTATGAATGTGCTTGTTATTCCAAGagtaaaaaatcctttttttatgTATATAATTATAAAAGTTGGTTAGgtttattttcaaacttcaAGCAGTAAATACATATGGGAGTGAGTTGACAAAGCATGGAATGGTTACTTAGTGCGCAGAACGCAGTGTGAAAAGTAACGTGATAAAGCTGTGCAGTTCAATTCTGAATTAACCTTCCAATGCGAAGCATTACTTATAACATCGAAAGTAGAAGTTATTTTAAAGTACTTCTTTTACCTTAAGCTCTAATTCGTCAGTTTCTTTACACATTGCTTCAAAATATCGTAGAAAGCACTGACGCGGAAAAATTACATATCTTgctttttctttcaagtttaAGGAGACACGAAACAGTGATAACTGATAACTAATATTCAAATTATGGACCTAACGATTAATTGTAAACTTTTAATCGCTATCTGTACGGAAGATTAACATAGTGTGACCATCTACGTCATGGCTACTTCTTGTTTATGACCTAGTGAGATTTGGTGAAAAGAAAACCCTTTCTGTGCCGGCATAtactaataattaaaaaaaaaaagctgttttgCTACAATGTTTAAAACTGCGAAAGAGGGTCTTAAACTACATAATGACTTTTTTGGTCCTTTAGGTTTCCTGAAAAGTGCGGCTGCGTTAAATCCTTTAGGAATTGCCGGACGGCTTTGTCTTACACAACTAAGCCTCAGTGTGCTGGTTTATTTGGCGGTAAATCACGGAAAAGAAGTCTCTAACCCTTAATTGATCCATGACTAAAAAGGGACATTAAAAGTCAGATAATTCAAAAGACGAACGTACCAGATCTTGCTTTAGGCGTGTCATATTCACTTCCAGGGCGTTTAGTCTATTCTCTGAGTGTCTCATCGCTGGAAGCGGTTCCCTGCAGCTTTTCAAATAGAAGCTAAAAAGAAGGCATCAGTCTCCTCATTGTATACTTAGCACTTTAGCTTTCACATTATTAATGAAGTTGGCCAATAACAAGACCCGGTTCAGACACCGCACTTATCGCAGTTTGGCAAGGGCGAATCAACGACTCAAATTTAATAACTTAggccggctgaattgattcagacaccgATCTTTATTCCAGCTGAGTGTGGTATCTGAACCGGGTCAATTATATTCTCGACCCCGAATGGGCgctgagtcaatagcctatgaggccgaaggccgcatgggctattgactcagaggcaaGAGTATTCAGCTGAACAATATTGCTACTGAATTTTAAATTAGGTTacaaagttgtaaaatattgtCACGACCACTGACATTATTTTAAGGGAGATAGAATGGTTCCCTTGGATGACTCCTGGGATGGATGAAAGTCCCCCGTTTTTCCGATCAACAAACACCACCATCCGAGGTAAAAACCACTTCTGCTGGCTGAAAGAATTGCACACTGTTTTACTAAAGAGCTCGCTCCTTTGTAATCACGGTATTAAGACTATAAATAGCAATTTTTTTGCGTATACAttgaaattatttaattttgtaaCGTAGGGTCCATGTCACGTAGGGTCCATGTTTTGTAACGTAGGGTCCATTTGTGTTGCATAAACCATAGAAGCCCTTATACCAACATCTCCGTATAAGTGACAAGAATTTGCTAAAAAAATCAGGACATTTCACATTTCTCTATTTCTGTGCGATACTGGAACCCGGACGCAGATTTTGAGAGGCAGCTGCCTTGGGGGAAAAAATGTTCGCAAGGACAAGGGGTGGGAAGTGGGTAGGAAGCCCCTTCCGGGGCTTCCTACCCACGGCGGGGCCATTTGCACTCTCCTCCGGATCGGCCAAAAATCAAAAAAAGCAGCCTTTAGAACTCGGCATTCCCTCTCGACAATTGTCAAAAACAGATAAATGAGGAAGACTACCAGTCTAGACGTTTTTACCTTTGGTGATTATTGTCTTTAATTGGATTGCcattttattaacttccaaTTAACTTATCGACCTAGCTATGGATACGGTCTTAGCACCtaatacaaaattattttaattctctCTGACTCTGACTCTGTGTATACAATACATTGATCCTATGACCATAGAGCCCCTGGTAGCTAACCGTCTGATTCCACTGGATAAAGGCGAAGGTGCTGTTAGACCAATAGGAGTCGGAGAAGTTTTAAGGAGAATTTGTGGAAAGTGTGTAATGAGTGTTGTTAAGAAGGATGTTGTCGATGCCAGCGGCTCACTCCAGCTGTGTGCTGGACAAAAGTCCGGAAGCGAGGCTGCAATACGCGCTATGCATACTATATTTGAATCAGATGACACTGATGCCGTACTTCTCATCGACGCCTCTAATGCATTCAACGCACTCAACAGAGCAGCTGCACTGCACAACATCCGGATTCTATGTCCTATAATAGCAATTTACGCTATTAATACCTACAGACAGCCAGCTCGGCTATTTGTCATTGGTGGGAAAGAGATCGTGTCagcagaaggaacaacacaGGGCGATCCACTTGCTATGGGTCTATATGCTTTAAGCATCCAGCCTTTAATTACGAGTCTACAAGCAGCGTCCAGTGTGAAGCAATGTTGGTTTGCAGATGATGCTAGTGGAGCTGGCTCCATTATGGAAATTAGGACGTGGTGGGATGCTCTTAGCACCCTTGGTccggattttggttattttccgaacgacaggaaatgctggatcatcgcaaaaccagctaaggaagaaagtgtcagggaagctttcaaggacacgtccattaacgtaacagtacaagggcagaaacaccttggggcggcaataggatcaagggagtatttagaggaatatgtcagcgaaaaggtgaccaattggatcaACGACATAGCTAAGTTAgccgaatttgctctatctcaaccacaagcgtgttacgcagcctacacctttggcttgaaacatcggtggacgtactttttaagaactttgccggacattcaagatctgttagagccattagaagatgcaatatctcgtatgctaattcctgcgattactgagcgcaagtgtaatcagctggataggaatattctagcgctgccagttcgcctgggtggcctgggcctgggaaacccgtcccttgacgcaaggcgcgaatatgcttcgtctgtcaaagtaacaaagccccttgttgaacaaattgtatctcagtcacatcagttacctgaagattccctcacaaaactagcacaacaggaagtaagaagtgaaagatcaaaggaactcgaacacagggcagagcgtattaaggagatggcaccaagaaagactcagcgagcattagatctggcgacagaaaagggatcatcagcatggcttacagtgcttcccctccaggatttgggctttaacctgaataaaagggaattctgtgatgctgtgaaactacgctacgactggccagtggaagatatcccctccacatgtgcttgtggggaagcctttacggttgatcactctatgatttgcaaactaggaggttttattactcaacgccacaacgagctaagagacctcgaagctgaatttctgagtatggtgtgtagcgatgtcgagatcgaaccagtacttcaagacatctccggcgaacatttaaacagaggatctaacaaagctcaggatgcgaggttagatatccacgcgcgtggtttctgggagcgacatcgttcagcattcttcgatgtgagggtctgtcaccctaatgctgtatcgtatagggacctagagccacaacaaatctatcgtatccatgagaacgagaaaaagcgtctctactcagagagagtcctggacatcgagcatggaacatttacacccttggtcttcaccacaactggcggaatgggaaaggagtgcttgaagtatcatagccgtttagcacagctgattgccatcaaaaaaggggagcagtatgccaaaaccatctcatggatcagaaccagaacctcattcgcactcttgagatctgcgttggtttgtcttcgaggctctaggaccagaagagtgccatgtgacattaagaatgttgatatcgacgtcgaagttgctgaaggagccattaaatcggactattgatgtgtttccttacttcatatatatctttttatttcattattattattactatttttttgtttttagcagttgaaagaaacttttgaattttagaggttgacagttttttttttattgaaatgaaatgttttttaattcgaaaaaatttttcttagttttaattaactttttttaagctaaattaagtgctttttaaatcgacagaaattgtaaatagtgtttttgaatgaatagtttttttttaagcaaattaattgtaaataggattttaatagttttttaataaaattgtctattatttttaaataaaaaaaaaacttaattattttaattaattattttctgattttaaaaaataagagaaTATAAAAATGAGAAGTTTAAATTCATTGACCTCAAAACAGCTACTGACAGCGACTGTACACTAGGTAAAAATTCTATAAATTGAAGCAAGTCCTTTTCGACTACGAAAGAAACGTCATAGGCATTAATAAATATAAAGAAATCCGTTGTAATCCGTTGAATCACCTTTTTATGGCTCAGCTCCAGAAGTTCGTATACCCAAAGATATAAAGGAACTATGtaacattattgttattgtgtAATTATGCTCCTTTTCGTTAACCATGAGCTTAAAACTACATTCTGGTATTGGTAATAGGGAAACGCCTTGTGTTGACAAAATCAACCCTGGGCTGATCCCTTATCTCCCAAGGGAAAAGCGATGGGGACGAGCTTGCCGTGAACAAATGGGCAGTTACAGTTTAGCCCTCGTAGGCGGGCACACTAGGGAAATCCCTCAAGACCAGACGCAGGTGTCCCCTGATGGGAGGTTGGATAGACCTCAAAGACCTCGAGGGGTAGATAGAATAATTTGATACAAAGAAAGTAAGTATGCCTTTACTAATATAACTGTGCTATTCACATGTTACAATCCTTTTTTTGTCCAATATAAATATCAGCACTCTTTGATTGTGGTGGATTTATTATTGATATATTATACTGCCCACTTACGAACACGTCCGTTTATGAGATTACAGGGGACCGAAGTTTTTTGCCGTCCGTTTAGGGGAGGTATTTTTTAACAGAGGTTGGCTGTAATTAAGACTAATTGAAAGAGAAACGAAACATGCCAGTTCAGGTAAAGATCATGCCTATGGAGCATGAGTCGGGCATGCTCAGTAATGCAGTGCACTTGCATGAGCGTACATTGTGATTTGGCGGCGATTGTATTCGTACTTGCAAGTTATTAGATTCTGCACCAGCATCAGTTGTTGTGCAATATGCTCCAATGACCTTTGATGGGAAGTTGGGTAGACCACTAGAATGTCGCGGGGCGAGTATTACTAACTTAAACAATTTGATGTAAAGAAATTTTTTACGTATATAACGAACGAAAGAACTACACTTCTTGGCTAATCTACTTGTGCTATTCATATGTTACAATCCATTTTTGTCCAAATATAAATATTGACACGTCTTTATTGTGGTgaatttataattattactatgCTATTCTGTTCACTTAAGAACACGTCCATTCAAGAGATCACGTCCACTTACAGGATACGTCTCCATTTGGTAATGAAATAAAAGGGGGCCGCagttttttgttgtgtttttttcagGTATTTAATTTTTCAGTAGAGGTTTACTGTAGTTAAGACTTGAAACGTGCCAGTTCAGGTAAATAATACTGGTTATGGAGCATGAATTGGGCACGACCAGTAATGCAGTGCACAGTTGGAACCAGAGGGCCTACAATCGCATGAATATTCGTTGTAATTTGGCGGCGATTGCATTCGTACGTCCAAGTTAGATTCTGCATTAGTGTCAGTTGTTGTGCAATATGCTCCAATGACCTTTGTATTctgtgaaaataataaaaaaaaaaaaatgaaaaatacccTGTTAAAGATAATTCAGCTGTAAGGCATGCACATAGCATCTCTGCTTTTGGTATCAGG containing:
- the LOC140943550 gene encoding uncharacterized protein, with protein sequence MVASEIQNISEVQGPPGLPGSPGLNGSKGDTGQQGAQGPMGEQGLQGDKGEPGVKGDRGANGTDGEPGNQGPQGIKGETGPQGPQGAGNFSQCSYKEVQGTPVSSGSVATSNAQVFETADKKILGVSCSTNNAAEYNLQTLQVGQQYTYICTCKGQSSLFLGSQMWCKVHYWECPLTT